Proteins encoded within one genomic window of Streptomyces kaniharaensis:
- the dprA gene encoding DNA-processing protein DprA, whose translation MADLQQPLVVPSEPEPERLARALLSRLSEPGDAVIGRWLRQLTAADVVQAIRDGAVPDHPGLDTPRLAGYQARLPGLDPAEDLERVRLVGGRFIIPGDTEWPSQLDDLGDGRPIGLWTTGTGSLRLLALRSVAVVGSRACTAYGAHVAGELSAQLAERGWVVVSGAAYGIDAAAHRGALAVGGMTIGVLACGVDVAYPKGNVELIRRIGVQGLLLSELPPGEHPNRFRFVLRNRVIAALTRGTVVVEAAVRSGALSTARRARDLNRHTMGVAGPVTSELSAGVHALIRSGATLVTEAAEITELIGSIGDDLAPERAGPVLPRDLLEPAVARVLEAVPAAPEGAPVERLARKSGLPPDEVLQRLYELVSLGYVERHGAHWRIVRRR comes from the coding sequence ATGGCGGACCTTCAGCAGCCGCTTGTAGTGCCCAGCGAGCCCGAACCGGAGCGCCTCGCCCGGGCGCTGCTCAGCCGGCTGAGCGAACCGGGGGACGCGGTGATCGGCCGCTGGCTACGCCAACTCACCGCCGCCGACGTGGTCCAGGCGATCCGGGACGGCGCAGTGCCCGACCACCCCGGGCTCGACACGCCCCGGCTCGCCGGCTACCAGGCCAGACTCCCCGGCCTGGACCCTGCAGAAGACCTGGAACGGGTACGTCTGGTCGGTGGACGCTTCATCATTCCGGGGGACACGGAATGGCCCAGCCAGCTGGACGATCTGGGCGACGGACGGCCGATCGGGCTCTGGACCACCGGCACGGGCTCGCTGCGCCTGCTCGCCCTCCGCTCAGTGGCCGTGGTGGGTTCCCGTGCCTGCACGGCGTACGGCGCGCACGTCGCGGGGGAGTTGTCGGCCCAACTCGCCGAGCGCGGTTGGGTGGTGGTCTCGGGGGCGGCGTACGGAATCGACGCAGCCGCCCATCGTGGGGCGCTGGCCGTGGGCGGGATGACCATCGGGGTGCTCGCCTGCGGGGTCGACGTGGCCTACCCGAAGGGCAACGTCGAACTGATCCGGCGGATCGGTGTCCAAGGGCTGCTGCTCAGTGAACTCCCGCCGGGCGAGCACCCGAACCGCTTTCGTTTCGTGCTGCGCAACCGAGTCATCGCGGCGCTCACCCGGGGCACCGTGGTGGTCGAGGCGGCCGTGCGCAGCGGCGCACTCAGCACAGCCAGACGGGCGCGCGACCTCAATCGGCACACCATGGGCGTGGCCGGCCCGGTCACTTCGGAGCTCTCGGCCGGGGTGCACGCCCTGATCCGCAGCGGCGCCACGCTGGTCACCGAAGCGGCCGAGATCACCGAGCTGATCGGGTCGATCGGGGACGACCTGGCGCCGGAACGGGCCGGACCGGTGTTGCCGCGGGATCTGCTGGAGCCGGCCGTGGCCCGGGTGCTGGAGGCCGTACCGGCTGCGCCCGAAGGCGCGCCGGTCGAGCGGCTGGCCCGGAAGTCCGGCCTCCCGCCGGACGAAGTGCTCCAGCGGCTCTACGAGTTGGTCTCGCTCGGCTATGTGGAGCGGCACGGTGCGCACTGGCGAATCGTGCGGAGGAGGTGA
- the whiG gene encoding RNA polymerase sigma factor WhiG produces the protein MPPPVSPPEAASAPAPAPASASASGTTSTPAPRRRAEPGGHARSALEELWRCYKETGDQRLREQLILHYSPLVKYVAGRVGVGLPSNVEQADFVSSGVFGLIDAIEKFDIDRAIKFETYAISRIRGAIIDELRALDWIPRSVRQKAKAVERTYAALEARLRRTPHEPEVAAEMGIAIEDLHAIFSQLSLANVVALDELLHPVGEGGDRLSLMDTLEDHGADNPVEVAEDRELRRLLAQAVNTLPEREKTVVTLYYYEGLTLAEIGQVLGVTESRVSQIHTKSVLQLRAKLSDIR, from the coding sequence GTGCCCCCGCCCGTCTCGCCGCCCGAGGCGGCGTCCGCACCAGCACCAGCACCAGCGTCCGCGTCCGCGTCCGGGACAACCTCCACACCCGCGCCCCGGCGCCGGGCCGAGCCAGGCGGCCACGCGCGCAGCGCGCTCGAAGAACTCTGGCGCTGCTACAAGGAGACCGGCGACCAGCGGCTGCGGGAGCAGCTGATCCTGCACTACTCGCCGCTCGTCAAGTACGTGGCGGGACGCGTCGGAGTCGGTCTGCCGTCCAACGTCGAGCAGGCCGACTTCGTCTCCTCCGGTGTCTTCGGGTTGATCGACGCGATCGAGAAGTTCGACATCGACCGCGCCATCAAGTTCGAGACCTACGCGATCAGCCGCATCCGCGGCGCGATCATTGACGAACTGCGCGCACTGGACTGGATCCCGCGCTCGGTGCGGCAGAAGGCCAAGGCGGTCGAGCGGACGTACGCGGCGCTGGAGGCCCGGCTGCGCCGGACCCCGCACGAGCCGGAGGTCGCGGCGGAGATGGGCATCGCGATCGAGGATCTGCACGCCATCTTCAGCCAGCTGTCCCTCGCGAACGTGGTGGCGCTCGACGAACTGCTGCACCCGGTGGGGGAGGGCGGCGACCGGCTGAGCCTGATGGACACGCTGGAGGACCACGGCGCCGACAATCCGGTCGAGGTGGCCGAGGACCGCGAGTTGCGCAGGCTGCTGGCGCAGGCGGTCAACACCCTCCCGGAGCGCGAGAAGACCGTGGTGACGCTCTACTACTACGAGGGCCTGACCCTCGCCGAGATCGGGCAGGTCCTGGGGGTGACGGAGAGTCGGGTGAGCCAGATCCACACCAAGTCCGTCCTACAGCTGCGGGCCAAGCTGTCGGACATCCGATAG
- a CDS encoding TetR/AcrR family transcriptional regulator yields MAEHRQLQRAALLDAARTLLTDGGMEALTFPALAARTGLARSSVYEYFRSRAAVVEALCEVDLPLWAAEIEAGMESCDTAAGRIEAYVRGQLVLAADPRHRAVVAISALELDEAARERIRAAHGTLVGLVVQALEDLGHIQPRLTAALLQGIVEAAVRHGEQLAAGGTTHGVAADSPELIADAAVAMALHGLSRT; encoded by the coding sequence GTGGCCGAGCATCGCCAGCTGCAGCGGGCAGCCCTACTCGACGCTGCCCGCACCCTGCTCACCGACGGGGGCATGGAGGCGCTGACCTTCCCCGCCCTCGCGGCGCGCACCGGGCTGGCGCGCTCGTCGGTCTACGAGTACTTCCGCTCCCGGGCCGCGGTGGTCGAGGCGCTCTGCGAGGTGGACCTCCCGCTCTGGGCGGCCGAGATCGAGGCCGGAATGGAGAGTTGCGACACGGCGGCCGGCCGGATCGAGGCGTATGTCCGGGGCCAGCTGGTGCTCGCCGCGGATCCGCGCCACCGGGCGGTCGTGGCGATCTCGGCGCTGGAGCTCGACGAGGCCGCGCGCGAGCGGATCCGGGCGGCGCACGGGACGCTGGTCGGCCTGGTGGTCCAGGCACTGGAGGACCTGGGCCACATCCAGCCGCGGCTCACGGCGGCCCTGTTGCAGGGGATCGTGGAGGCGGCCGTCCGCCACGGCGAGCAGTTGGCTGCCGGCGGAACCACACACGGAGTCGCGGCCGACAGTCCCGAACTGATCGCCGACGCCGCTGTTGCCATGGCCCTGCACGGTCTCAGCCGCACCTGA
- the rpsB gene encoding 30S ribosomal protein S2 encodes MAVVTMRELLESGVHFGHQTRRWNPKMKRFIITERNGIYIIDLLQSLNYIDRAFEFIKETVAHGGSVLFVGTKKQAQEAIAEQATRVGMPYVNQRWLGGMLTNFSTVYKRLQRLKELGELDFSDVAGSGLTKKELLVLQREHDKLEKTLGGIRDMQRVPSAVWIVDTKKEHIAVGEARKLNIPVVAILDTNCDPDEVDYKIPGNDDAIRSVTLLTRVIADAVAEGLKARAGVAKGDAKAEPGADQPLADWEKDILEGEKKAEEAPAAAEAPATEAPAEQA; translated from the coding sequence ATGGCCGTCGTCACGATGCGGGAGCTGCTGGAGAGCGGCGTCCACTTCGGTCACCAGACCCGCCGCTGGAACCCGAAGATGAAGCGCTTCATCATCACCGAGCGCAACGGCATCTACATCATCGACCTCCTGCAGTCGCTGAACTACATCGACCGCGCCTTCGAGTTCATCAAGGAGACCGTTGCCCACGGCGGCAGCGTCCTCTTCGTCGGCACGAAGAAGCAGGCCCAGGAGGCCATCGCCGAGCAGGCCACCCGCGTGGGCATGCCCTACGTGAACCAGCGCTGGCTCGGCGGCATGCTGACCAACTTCTCGACCGTCTACAAGCGCCTGCAGCGCCTGAAGGAGCTCGGCGAGCTGGACTTCTCGGACGTGGCCGGCTCCGGCCTCACCAAGAAGGAGCTCCTGGTCCTCCAGCGCGAGCACGACAAGCTGGAGAAGACCCTCGGCGGTATCCGCGACATGCAGCGCGTTCCCAGCGCCGTGTGGATCGTGGACACCAAGAAGGAGCACATCGCGGTCGGCGAGGCCCGGAAGCTCAACATCCCGGTCGTCGCCATCCTCGACACCAACTGTGACCCTGACGAGGTCGACTACAAGATCCCGGGCAACGACGACGCGATCCGCTCCGTCACCCTGCTGACCCGTGTGATCGCCGACGCCGTGGCCGAGGGCCTGAAGGCCCGCGCCGGTGTCGCCAAGGGCGACGCCAAGGCCGAGCCGGGCGCCGACCAGCCGCTGGCCGACTGGGAGAAGGACATCCTCGAGGGCGAGAAGAAGGCCGAGGAGGCCCCCGCCGCCGCCGAGGCTCCGGCCACCGAGGCCCCGGCCGAGCAGGCCTGA
- the tsf gene encoding translation elongation factor Ts, translating into MANFTAADVKKLRELTGAGMMDCKKALDEAEGNVEKAVELLRIKGQKGVAKREGRDASNGAVAALIAEDKKSGVLVELNCETDFVAKGDKFVEVADAIAAHVAKTAPADLDAALASEIEAGKTVQQFVDEANATLGEKIVFRRFAQFDGDGFVAVYLHKTSPDLPPAVGVLVELDKENAEVAKDVAQHIAAFAPKYLSREDIPAEDIENERRVAEATAREEGKPEAALPKIVEGRVTGFVKENSVLEQAFAKDNKKTVAKVLEENGVALKRFARFRVGA; encoded by the coding sequence ATGGCGAACTTCACCGCCGCGGACGTCAAGAAGCTCCGTGAGCTCACCGGCGCCGGCATGATGGACTGCAAGAAGGCCCTGGACGAGGCCGAGGGCAACGTCGAGAAGGCCGTCGAGCTCCTGCGCATCAAGGGCCAGAAGGGCGTTGCCAAGCGCGAGGGCCGCGACGCCTCCAACGGCGCCGTCGCCGCGCTGATCGCCGAGGACAAGAAGTCCGGCGTTCTGGTCGAGCTGAACTGCGAGACCGACTTCGTCGCCAAGGGTGACAAGTTCGTCGAGGTTGCCGACGCCATCGCCGCCCACGTGGCCAAGACCGCCCCGGCCGACCTGGACGCCGCCCTGGCTTCCGAGATCGAGGCCGGCAAGACCGTCCAGCAGTTCGTCGACGAGGCCAACGCGACCCTGGGCGAGAAGATCGTCTTCCGTCGCTTCGCCCAGTTCGACGGTGACGGCTTCGTCGCGGTCTACCTGCACAAGACCAGCCCCGACCTGCCGCCGGCCGTCGGCGTCCTGGTCGAGCTGGACAAGGAGAACGCCGAGGTCGCCAAGGACGTCGCGCAGCACATCGCCGCCTTCGCGCCGAAGTACCTGTCCCGCGAGGACATCCCGGCCGAGGACATCGAGAACGAGCGTCGCGTCGCCGAGGCCACCGCTCGCGAGGAGGGCAAGCCGGAGGCCGCCCTGCCGAAGATCGTCGAGGGTCGCGTCACCGGCTTCGTGAAGGAGAACTCCGTCCTGGAGCAGGCCTTCGCGAAGGACAACAAGAAGACCGTCGCCAAGGTCCTCGAGGAGAACGGCGTCGCCCTCAAGCGCTTCGCCCGCTTCCGCGTCGGCGCCTGA
- the pyrH gene encoding UMP kinase — MQETQETAQEPKDGSRRRVLLKLSGEAFAGGGGLGVDPDVVHAIAREIATVVRAGTEVAVVIGGGNFFRGAELQVRGMDRARSDYMGMLGTVMNCLALQDFLVKEGIETRVQTAITMGQVAEPYLPLRAVRHLEKGRVVIFGAGMGMPYFSTDTTAVQRALEIHADVLLMGKNGVDGVYDSDPRTNPDAVKFDALEYSEVIARDLKVADLTAITLCKDNNLPMLVFELLAEGNIARAVKSEKIGTLISQDSVRA, encoded by the coding sequence ATGCAGGAGACGCAGGAGACCGCGCAGGAACCCAAGGACGGCTCGCGCCGCCGGGTGCTGCTGAAGCTGTCCGGTGAAGCCTTCGCCGGCGGCGGCGGGCTCGGCGTCGACCCGGACGTCGTTCACGCGATCGCCCGGGAGATCGCCACGGTCGTGCGCGCCGGCACCGAGGTCGCGGTGGTCATCGGCGGCGGTAACTTCTTCCGGGGCGCGGAGCTCCAGGTCCGCGGCATGGACCGGGCCCGCTCCGACTACATGGGCATGCTCGGCACCGTGATGAACTGCCTCGCACTCCAGGACTTCCTGGTCAAGGAGGGCATCGAGACCCGGGTCCAGACCGCGATCACCATGGGCCAGGTCGCCGAGCCGTACCTGCCGCTGCGGGCCGTCCGGCACCTGGAGAAGGGCCGTGTGGTGATCTTCGGCGCCGGTATGGGCATGCCGTACTTCTCCACCGACACCACGGCCGTCCAGCGCGCGCTGGAGATCCACGCGGACGTCCTGCTGATGGGCAAGAACGGTGTGGACGGCGTCTACGACTCCGACCCCCGGACCAACCCGGACGCGGTCAAGTTCGATGCGCTGGAGTACTCCGAGGTCATCGCGCGCGACCTGAAGGTCGCCGACCTCACCGCCATCACGCTGTGCAAGGACAACAACCTTCCGATGCTGGTCTTCGAGCTGCTGGCGGAGGGCAATATCGCGCGCGCGGTGAAGAGTGAGAAGATCGGCACACTCATCAGCCAGGATTCTGTCCGGGCCTGA
- the frr gene encoding ribosome recycling factor: protein MIEETLLEAEEKMEKAVAVAKDDFAAIRTGRAHPAMFAKIVAEYYGAVTPINQLASFSVPEPRMAVVSPFDKTALKAIEQAIRDSDLGVNPSNDGSIIRVVLPELTEERRREFIKVARGKGEDAKVSIRSVRRKAKDAIDKLVKDGEVGEDEGRRAEKELDDTTAKYVAAVDELLKHKEAELLEV from the coding sequence GTGATCGAAGAGACCCTCCTCGAGGCCGAGGAGAAGATGGAGAAGGCCGTCGCGGTCGCCAAGGACGACTTCGCCGCCATCCGCACCGGCCGCGCGCACCCGGCGATGTTCGCCAAGATCGTCGCGGAGTACTACGGTGCCGTGACGCCGATCAACCAGCTGGCCTCGTTCTCGGTGCCGGAGCCCCGGATGGCGGTCGTCTCGCCGTTCGACAAGACCGCGCTCAAGGCGATCGAGCAGGCGATCCGCGACTCGGACCTGGGCGTCAACCCGTCCAACGACGGCTCCATCATCCGGGTGGTCCTGCCCGAGCTCACCGAGGAGCGCCGCCGGGAGTTCATCAAGGTCGCCCGTGGCAAGGGCGAGGACGCCAAGGTCTCGATCCGTTCGGTGCGCCGCAAGGCGAAGGACGCCATCGACAAGCTGGTCAAGGACGGCGAGGTCGGCGAGGACGAGGGCCGTCGTGCCGAGAAGGAGCTCGACGACACCACGGCCAAGTACGTGGCCGCCGTCGACGAGCTGCTCAAGCACAAGGAAGCCGAGCTGCTCGAAGTCTGA
- a CDS encoding phosphatidate cytidylyltransferase has product MNDAPDAPGYWGPSDQQYQPYRPAPQPQAPRQPFHPAPGYGEQAAPPQAQGHPGHPDGQPAFPGVPGAVPGDHGHQTGHAPQPPGYWGGDAEETQVMPPVAADPGPFGDPAAGAAAVPAADPAAGPGSGPAREAGRLSGPLFRDEQPETAAPGTSETFVLRAVTGDVDHTPAPGHGALPYPGAPVHPAPPNHLAAGQPHFVPSSHPGQETPVAQPDPQPQPRKQRGGRNLQAAIGVGVGLGAVIIASLFVVKALFLVVVMAAVAVGIWELTSRLSERKQIKVPLVPLLAGGIAMIATGYWAGVQWAAASLALTGLAVMVSRMAEPPENYLRDITAGVFTAFYVPFLATFVAMMLAADDGPQRIVLFLIVTICSDTGAYAVGYKFGRNKLAPTISPGKTREGLAGGVGLSMLAGALLMQLIIDNGSWWQGLILGGCAAVTATLGDLGESMIKRDLGIKDMGTLLPGHGGIMDRLDSLLPTAPVVWLLLAAFVGS; this is encoded by the coding sequence ATGAACGACGCCCCTGACGCCCCTGGCTACTGGGGCCCATCCGACCAGCAGTACCAGCCCTACCGCCCGGCGCCGCAGCCGCAGGCACCCCGGCAGCCGTTCCATCCGGCGCCGGGGTACGGCGAGCAGGCGGCGCCGCCGCAGGCCCAGGGCCACCCCGGCCACCCGGACGGCCAGCCCGCCTTCCCGGGTGTGCCGGGCGCCGTCCCGGGTGACCACGGCCATCAAACGGGTCACGCGCCGCAGCCTCCGGGGTACTGGGGCGGCGACGCGGAGGAGACTCAGGTCATGCCTCCCGTGGCGGCCGATCCGGGCCCGTTCGGCGACCCGGCCGCGGGCGCGGCTGCCGTTCCGGCGGCCGATCCGGCCGCAGGCCCCGGTTCCGGCCCGGCGCGGGAGGCGGGCCGGCTGAGCGGTCCGCTGTTCCGGGACGAGCAGCCCGAGACGGCGGCGCCTGGCACGTCGGAGACATTCGTGCTCCGCGCGGTCACCGGCGACGTCGACCACACTCCCGCCCCCGGCCACGGCGCCCTGCCGTACCCGGGGGCTCCGGTGCATCCCGCGCCGCCGAACCACCTGGCGGCCGGGCAGCCCCACTTCGTGCCGTCGTCCCACCCAGGGCAGGAGACACCCGTGGCCCAGCCCGACCCGCAGCCCCAGCCGCGCAAGCAGCGCGGCGGCCGTAACCTCCAGGCCGCGATAGGGGTGGGGGTCGGTCTCGGCGCGGTGATCATCGCCTCGCTGTTCGTGGTGAAGGCGCTGTTCCTGGTCGTCGTGATGGCCGCGGTGGCGGTGGGCATCTGGGAGCTGACCAGCCGGCTGTCCGAGCGCAAGCAGATCAAGGTGCCACTGGTCCCGCTGCTCGCCGGCGGCATCGCCATGATCGCCACCGGCTACTGGGCCGGGGTCCAGTGGGCCGCGGCCTCGCTCGCGCTGACCGGGCTGGCGGTGATGGTCTCGCGGATGGCCGAGCCGCCGGAGAACTACCTGCGGGACATAACGGCGGGCGTGTTCACCGCCTTCTACGTGCCGTTCCTGGCCACCTTCGTGGCGATGATGCTGGCGGCGGACGACGGCCCGCAGCGGATCGTGCTCTTCCTGATCGTCACGATCTGCAGCGACACCGGCGCCTACGCCGTGGGCTACAAGTTCGGCAGGAACAAGCTGGCCCCCACGATCAGCCCGGGCAAGACCCGGGAGGGCCTGGCCGGCGGCGTCGGCCTGTCCATGCTGGCCGGCGCCCTGCTGATGCAGCTGATCATCGACAACGGCAGCTGGTGGCAGGGTCTGATCCTGGGCGGCTGCGCGGCGGTCACCGCGACCCTGGGCGACCTGGGCGAGTCGATGATCAAGCGCGACCTCGGCATCAAGGACATGGGCACGCTGCTGCCCGGCCACGGCGGGATTATGGACCGGCTGGACTCGCTCCTGCCGACCGCCCCGGTGGTCTGGCTGCTTCTGGCGGCCTTCGTCGGCAGCTGA
- the rlmN gene encoding 23S rRNA (adenine(2503)-C(2))-methyltransferase RlmN yields MPKPGELTFVAPRGAKPPRHLADLSPAERKEAVAELGEQPFRAKQLSNHYFGRMSNDPASWTDIPAASREKLTESLLPELMSVVRHVSCDDDTTRKTLWKLFDGTLVESVLMRYPDRVTMCISSQAGCGMNCPFCATGQAGLTRNLSTAEIVEQIAAGMRALKAGEIPGGEARLSNVVFMGMGEPLANYNRVLAAIRRLTDPAPDGFGLSQRGITVSTVGLVPAMNRLADEGLSCRLALSLHAPDDELRDELVPVNTRWKVAEVLDAAWNYAEKSGRRISIEYALIKDINDQAWRADLLGRLIKNQRVHVNLIPLNPTPGSKWTASRPEDEREFVRRLQAHGVPTTVRDTRGQEIDGACGQLAAAG; encoded by the coding sequence ATGCCTAAGCCCGGAGAACTCACCTTTGTCGCGCCGCGCGGCGCCAAGCCCCCGCGACACCTCGCCGACCTCAGCCCCGCCGAGCGCAAGGAGGCCGTCGCCGAGCTGGGCGAGCAGCCGTTCCGCGCGAAGCAGCTCTCCAACCACTACTTCGGCCGGATGTCGAACGACCCGGCGAGCTGGACGGACATCCCCGCCGCCAGCCGGGAGAAGCTCACCGAGAGCCTGCTGCCCGAGCTGATGTCGGTGGTCCGGCACGTCTCGTGCGACGACGACACCACCCGCAAGACGCTGTGGAAGCTGTTCGACGGCACCCTCGTCGAGTCGGTGCTGATGCGCTACCCGGACCGGGTCACCATGTGCATCAGTTCGCAGGCCGGCTGCGGCATGAACTGCCCGTTCTGCGCGACCGGTCAGGCCGGTCTGACCCGCAACCTGTCGACCGCCGAGATCGTCGAGCAGATCGCCGCCGGGATGCGCGCGCTCAAGGCCGGCGAGATCCCGGGCGGGGAGGCGCGGCTGTCCAATGTGGTGTTCATGGGCATGGGCGAGCCGCTGGCCAACTACAACCGGGTGCTGGCCGCGATCCGCCGGCTGACCGACCCGGCGCCGGACGGCTTCGGCCTGTCCCAGCGCGGTATCACCGTGTCCACCGTCGGCCTGGTCCCGGCGATGAACCGGCTCGCCGACGAGGGCCTCAGCTGCCGCCTCGCGCTGTCGCTGCACGCCCCGGACGACGAGCTGCGCGACGAGCTGGTGCCGGTGAACACCCGGTGGAAGGTCGCCGAGGTGCTGGACGCGGCGTGGAACTACGCGGAGAAGTCCGGCCGCCGCATCTCCATCGAGTACGCGCTGATCAAGGACATCAACGACCAGGCGTGGCGGGCGGACCTGCTCGGCCGGCTGATCAAGAACCAGCGGGTGCACGTCAACCTGATCCCGCTGAACCCGACCCCGGGTTCCAAGTGGACCGCCTCCCGGCCCGAGGACGAGCGCGAGTTCGTCCGCAGGCTCCAGGCGCACGGCGTGCCGACGACTGTCCGCGACACCCGCGGCCAGGAGATCGACGGCGCCTGCGGCCAGCTCGCCGCAGCGGGTTAG
- a CDS encoding ABC transporter ATP-binding protein: MSAAPPDNDVLWARGIVKSHQGTPALRGISIGVREGEVLAVTGPRGSGKSTLLGCLSAHLPVDEGEVWFNSAPVHTLTRAGRERLRRDRFGFVGSEPHLVPELTARENVALPLLLAGAGNKAAYTAADEWLNRLDVGEIARQRPDRLVQSQRQRIAVARALAPLPSVVFADEPTAPLHREAADQVLRILTSAARSHQLTLVLATHDPELVRFADRAVALVDGRLTAPAAPVPRGTAAPGTAGASAVSATRR, translated from the coding sequence ATGTCAGCGGCCCCGCCCGACAACGACGTGCTGTGGGCCCGAGGGATCGTCAAGTCCCATCAGGGCACCCCCGCTCTGCGCGGCATCTCGATCGGCGTGCGCGAGGGCGAGGTACTCGCCGTCACCGGCCCGCGCGGCTCCGGCAAGAGCACCCTGCTCGGCTGCCTCTCCGCCCACCTCCCGGTCGACGAGGGCGAGGTCTGGTTCAACAGCGCGCCCGTGCACACCCTCACCCGGGCCGGCCGCGAACGGCTGCGCCGCGACCGTTTCGGCTTCGTCGGCTCCGAACCCCACCTGGTGCCCGAACTGACGGCCCGGGAGAACGTCGCCCTGCCGCTGCTGCTCGCCGGCGCCGGCAACAAGGCCGCGTACACCGCCGCCGACGAGTGGCTGAACCGCCTCGACGTCGGCGAGATCGCCCGGCAGCGCCCCGACCGGCTGGTCCAGAGCCAGCGCCAGCGGATCGCCGTCGCCCGCGCGCTCGCCCCGCTGCCGTCCGTCGTCTTCGCCGACGAACCCACCGCGCCGCTCCACCGCGAGGCCGCCGACCAGGTCCTGCGGATACTGACCAGCGCGGCCCGCTCCCACCAGCTCACTCTCGTCCTGGCCACCCACGACCCCGAGCTCGTCCGGTTCGCGGACCGCGCCGTCGCCCTCGTCGACGGACGGCTCACCGCCCCCGCCGCCCCCGTACCGCGCGGCACCGCCGCACCGGGGACGGCCGGTGCGTCCGCCGTCTCGGCCACCCGCCGCTGA
- a CDS encoding aspartate aminotransferase family protein, whose amino-acid sequence MTADPAQKDLSKTAYDHLWMHFTRMSSYENSPVPTIVKGEGTYIWDDKGRKYIDGLAGLFVVQAGHGRTELAEVAAKQAKELAFFPIWSYAHPKAVELAERLANYAPGDLNKVFFSTGGGEAVETAWKLAKQYFKLTGKPTKYKVISRAIAYHGTPQGALSITGLPGLKAPFEPLVPGTHKAPNTNIYRAPHYLEGPDGTVDPEAYGRWCADQVEEAILFEGPETVAAVFVEPVQNAGGCFPPPPGYFQRLREICDRHDVLLVSDEVICAFGRLGTMFGADKFGYVPDMITCAKGMTSGYSPIGATIISDRIAEPFYKGDNTFLHGYTFAGHPVSSAVALANLDIFEREGLNQHVLDNESRFLATLSKLRDLPIVGDVRGNGYFYGIELVKDKATKETFNDEETERVLYGFLSKALFDNGLYCRADDRGDPVVQLAPPLISDQKTFDEIEQILRTSLTDAWAKL is encoded by the coding sequence ATGACAGCCGACCCGGCGCAGAAGGACCTTTCCAAGACCGCCTACGACCACCTGTGGATGCACTTCACCCGCATGTCGTCGTACGAGAACTCCCCCGTGCCGACGATCGTCAAGGGCGAGGGCACCTACATCTGGGACGACAAGGGCCGGAAGTACATCGACGGCCTCGCCGGCCTGTTCGTCGTGCAGGCCGGTCACGGCCGCACCGAGCTCGCCGAGGTGGCCGCCAAGCAGGCCAAGGAACTCGCGTTCTTCCCGATCTGGAGCTACGCGCACCCCAAGGCCGTCGAGCTGGCCGAGCGCCTGGCCAACTACGCCCCGGGCGACCTGAACAAGGTCTTCTTCTCCACCGGCGGCGGCGAGGCCGTCGAGACCGCCTGGAAGCTGGCCAAGCAGTACTTCAAGCTGACCGGCAAGCCGACCAAGTACAAGGTCATCTCCCGCGCCATCGCCTACCACGGCACCCCGCAGGGCGCCCTGTCGATCACCGGCCTGCCGGGCCTGAAGGCCCCCTTCGAGCCGCTGGTGCCGGGCACCCACAAGGCTCCGAACACCAACATCTACCGCGCCCCGCACTACCTCGAGGGCCCGGACGGCACCGTCGACCCCGAGGCCTACGGCCGCTGGTGCGCCGACCAGGTCGAGGAGGCGATCCTCTTCGAGGGCCCCGAGACCGTCGCCGCCGTCTTCGTCGAGCCGGTGCAGAACGCCGGCGGCTGCTTCCCGCCGCCGCCCGGCTACTTCCAGCGTCTGCGCGAGATCTGCGACCGCCACGACGTGCTGCTGGTCTCGGACGAGGTCATCTGCGCCTTCGGCCGCCTCGGCACCATGTTCGGCGCCGACAAGTTCGGCTACGTGCCGGACATGATCACCTGCGCCAAGGGCATGACCTCGGGCTACTCCCCGATCGGCGCCACGATCATCTCGGACCGCATCGCCGAGCCGTTCTACAAGGGCGACAACACCTTCCTGCACGGCTACACCTTCGCCGGCCACCCGGTGTCCTCCGCCGTCGCGCTGGCCAACCTCGACATCTTCGAGCGCGAGGGCCTGAACCAGCACGTGCTCGACAACGAGTCGCGCTTCCTCGCCACCCTGAGCAAGCTGCGCGACCTGCCGATCGTCGGCGACGTCCGCGGCAACGGGTACTTCTACGGCATCGAGCTCGTCAAGGACAAGGCCACCAAGGAGACCTTCAACGACGAGGAGACCGAGCGCGTGCTCTACGGCTTCCTGTCGAAGGCCCTCTTCGACAACGGCCTGTACTGCCGCGCCGACGACCGCGGCGACCCGGTCGTCCAGCTGGCCCCGCCGCTGATCTCCGACCAGAAGACCTTCGACGAGATCGAGCAGATCCTGCGGACCAGCCTCACCGACGCGTGGGCGAAGCTCTGA